From Cetobacterium somerae ATCC BAA-474:
GAAAATGTCTTCTCCTAAAGCTAAAGTTATAAGAGACGGTCAAAAGCAAGAGATAAACTCATCAGAATTGCTTCCTGGAGACATAGTTTTAATAGAAGCTGGGGATGTTGTTCCTAGTGATGGTAGAGTCTTAGAAACTCATTCTTTAATGGTAAATGAGAGTTCATTAACAGGAGAGTCTGAAAGTGTAGAGAAAATATCTCAAACTATAGATACAACCGGCCTAACAGTAGGAGATCAAAAAAATATGGTTTTTTCAGGAAGTTTAGTAACTTATGGAAGAGCAAAGATTTTAGTAACAACGATAGGAATGAAGACAGAGTTAGGAAAAATTGCATCTTTGTTGGATGAAACTGAGGATGCAATGACACCATTACAAAAGTCATTGGAGAAATTTGGAAAAAAATTATCAATTGCTATAATAGTGTTATGTATAGTTGTATTTTTTATGAGTGTAGCTAGAGGAATAAATATATTAGATTCATTAATGTTTGCTGTAGCTTTAGCAGTAGCTGCAATTCCAGAAGCTTTAGGATCTATAGTAACAATAGTTTTAGCAATTGGGACTCAAAAGATGGCTAAAGAGAATGCTATTATAAAAAAGCTTCACTCAGTAGAATCTCTAGGATGTGTTTCTGTAATTTGTTCTGACAAAACAGGAACATTAACACAAAACAAGATGACAGTTCAACATCTTTATGTAGATGGTAAAGTGGTAGAATCTGAAAAAATTGATTTAAATTCAAAAATTGAGATTGGACTTTTAAGAAGTGCTATATTATGTAGTGATGCAGTAAATAACAATGGACAAGAGATTGGTGATCCAACTGAAGTTGCTCTAGTGAATGTAGGACATAAATATAACTTAGCAGAAGTTGAAATTAGAAATAAATATCCTAGATTGAAAGAGTTACCATTTGATTCAGATAGAAAAATGATGAGTACTTTAAACGAGATTGAAGGAAAAACTTATTTAATAACTAAAGGTGCTCCAGATGTTGTTGTAGAAAAAGCTAAATATATATTGAGAGAGGATGGAAATATTGAAAAAATATCAGATTCTGATATAGAAAATATTAAAAAAGCAAATATAAATTTTGCAGAGCATGGTTTAAGAGTTTTAGCTTTTGCAATGAAAGAGATTGAAATAGTAAGGGATTTAGAATTTTCAGATGAAGATAGTTTTATCTTTATAGGGTTGATTAGTATGATTGATCCTCCAAGAGAAGAGTCGAAAGAAGCAGTAAAAAATTGTATAAGAGCTGGAATAAAACCAGTTATGATAACAGGAGATTATAAAGTTACAGCTAAGGCTATTGCAAAAGAGATAGGTATATATAAAGATGGAGATGAAACTTTAAACGGTGTTGAAATTGAAAAAATGAGTGATGAAGAGCTTATGAAGCATGTAGAAAGAATATCTGTTTATGCAAGAGTTTCACCAGAACATAAAATTAGAATTGTTTCAGCATGGCAAAAATTAGGGAAAATTTGTGCTATGACAGGGGATGGAGTGAATGATGCTCCAGCACTTAAGAAGGCAGATGTAGGAATAGCTATGGGGATAACAGGAACAGAAGTTTCGAAAGATGCAGCATCAATGATACTTACTGATGATAACTTCTCTACAATAATAAAATCAGTTGTAACTGGAAGAAATTTATACGCGAATATAAAAAATTCAATAAGATTTTTATTGTCTGGAAATACAGCTGGAATTTTAGCGGTATTTTATGCTTCTTTAATGGGATTACCTGTAATATTTGCACCAGTACACCTTTTATTTATAAATTTATTGACAGATAGTTTACCAGCAATTGCTATAGGAATGGAGCCTTCTCATGGAGATGTGTT
This genomic window contains:
- a CDS encoding cation-translocating P-type ATPase, with product MKDFYSKSKEELLGYFDTSELGLKKENLEKLKEEYGENVLNSKEKKTAIAIFLEQFKDFLVIILLVAAAISFISGNKESTIVILAVIIMNSVLGTVQHLKAEKSLESLKKMSSPKAKVIRDGQKQEINSSELLPGDIVLIEAGDVVPSDGRVLETHSLMVNESSLTGESESVEKISQTIDTTGLTVGDQKNMVFSGSLVTYGRAKILVTTIGMKTELGKIASLLDETEDAMTPLQKSLEKFGKKLSIAIIVLCIVVFFMSVARGINILDSLMFAVALAVAAIPEALGSIVTIVLAIGTQKMAKENAIIKKLHSVESLGCVSVICSDKTGTLTQNKMTVQHLYVDGKVVESEKIDLNSKIEIGLLRSAILCSDAVNNNGQEIGDPTEVALVNVGHKYNLAEVEIRNKYPRLKELPFDSDRKMMSTLNEIEGKTYLITKGAPDVVVEKAKYILREDGNIEKISDSDIENIKKANINFAEHGLRVLAFAMKEIEIVRDLEFSDEDSFIFIGLISMIDPPREESKEAVKNCIRAGIKPVMITGDYKVTAKAIAKEIGIYKDGDETLNGVEIEKMSDEELMKHVERISVYARVSPEHKIRIVSAWQKLGKICAMTGDGVNDAPALKKADVGIAMGITGTEVSKDAASMILTDDNFSTIIKSVVTGRNLYANIKNSIRFLLSGNTAGILAVFYASLMGLPVIFAPVHLLFINLLTDSLPAIAIGMEPSHGDVLDEKPREANAPLLDKKLSGRILMEGMLIAIVTMVAFYLGYAKGDVGLGSTMAFSTLCLGRLFHGFNCRGNGSVIKLGVIKNMFSIYAFLLGAALLYMVLLVPSFHEMFAVSDLSVMNFGEMTVLAFIPTLIIQVLKYIKYDR